One window of Magallana gigas chromosome 2, xbMagGiga1.1, whole genome shotgun sequence genomic DNA carries:
- the LOC105342762 gene encoding uncharacterized protein — translation MGASNSQIDSDSDPRYNIEKNSKHCSTNFQRLQYHGVRYPKGRPDPPEGSPTAQNITQSSVTLKWTPPYGCPTSTILAYQVEVCRVQDKRWKMVTNSCQGNTYDVKNLAPGTDYMFRVRTENVYGKSKPSAPSEVIRTLSENRWMTAREDKEADDRGVRLTRRHSHYIKVENSVSNLLQKTDKEEEMSEVGTIPFKRNSSIRHSLPVQCVRRTSPLPSSILPGSRRESVCSLKDRESRKSIEESSVFTDDTDEVSSLKLKRFSLASTEDDSCKCSSSAASMTSIPEELNDSKGEKDSDFFIVKTPPPTWRYNSQSHDILSAPYSDDTKLAWVTDQKSPLPNHQNSENTSPVWRDRPENNKNLPDFRSLRNALNSNDLLVKTLNADNNGNYSTLNSKGKLYEKAIKEEDEHNISMDIVSYV, via the exons ATGGGTGCTAGCAATTCGCAGATAGATTCGGACTCGGATCCCCGGTACAATATTGAGAAGAATTCCAAACACTGCAGTACTAATTTTCAAAGACTGCAATACCATGGAGTCCGGTACCCTAAAG GCAGGCCAGACCCACCAGAGGGCAGCCCCACGGCTCAAAACATAACCCAGTCCTCTGTAACACTGAAATGGACACCTCCCTACGGGTGTCCCACCAGTACCATTCTCGCATATCAGGTCGAAGTTTGCCGTGTACAGGACAAACGATGGAAGATGGTGACAAACTCATGTCAGGGGAACACTTATGATGTGAAAAATCTGGCACCAGGTACGGACTACATGTTCAGAGTCCGGACAGAAAATGTGTACGGAAAAAGTAAACCGAGTGCTCCATCGGAGGTGATTAGGACGCTCAGTGAAAACCGATGGATGACTGCAAGGGAGGACAAAGAAGCAGACGACAGAGGAGTGAGACTGACCAGAAGACACAGCCATTACATCAAAGTGGAAAACAGTGTGTCCAATCTTCTACAGAAGACTGATAAAGAGGAAGAAATGAGTGAAGTGGGCACCATTCCCTTCAAAAGAAACAGTAGCATCCGGCACTCCCTTCCTGTGCAGTGTGTCCGCCGGACTTCCCCTCTACCCTCCAGCATACTGCCAGGATCCCGGCGGGAGAGCGTGTGTAGTCTGAAAGATAGGGAGTCCAGGAAATCCATTGAAGAATCTTCTGTGTTCACTGATGATACTGATGAAGTGTCATCTCTAAAACTGAAGAGATTCTCACTCGCATCTACAGAGGATGATTCTTGTAAATGCTCATCTTCTGCAGCTTCGATGACATCAATTCCAGAGGAGCTGAATGACTCTAAAGGAGAGAAAGACTCGGACTTCTTCATAGTGAAAACCCCTCCCCCCACCTGGAGGTACAACTCTCAGTCTCATGATATTCTCTCTGCCCCTTACTCAGATGACACCAAGCTCGCCTGGGTAACGGATCAGAAATCTCCACTACCCAATCATCAAAACTCAGAAAACACATCACCAGTGTGGAGAGACAGacctgaaaataacaaaaacctCCCAGACTTCCGATCACTTAGAAATGCCTTGAATTCTAATGATCTCTTAGTGAAAACTCTTAATGCCGATAATAATGGAAATTACTCCACTCTCAATTCCAAAGGCAAGCTTTATGAAAAGGCGATTAAAGAAGAAGATGAGCACAATATTTCAATGGATATTGTGTCATATGTATAG